One window from the genome of Natronomonas pharaonis DSM 2160 encodes:
- the aceB gene encoding malate synthase AceB, with protein MTLDKRTHDRTFVRTFFTTPTAEKGVEDSAKKLRSAIELRGMQAPDVWVPDNEDATAPNMRDEGAENIAEVVAESGADFPGEIHPRVVWHRDSPETRYQGFQHMLEIADPENGAIEHIDGFVIPEVGDIDDWKKADEFITIVENEYGLEEGSIAMSVIIESGSAELAMGKLREEMGKADNNLERLFLLVDGEVDYTKDMRAITPTGGLPEWKELRHNTSRAASAAGLISVDGPYDDIRDVEGYHDRITANNAMGMLGIWSLTPGQVVEANKSPLPPATGYWLIDADGREVELESEDGVEVYSGDRIELEEEDGGYELEVGSTEIFCESEEELADELLDLVDYVPSMDDIVDSMEEFEAAKEAGKGAIAMTRAATIEIDGVQVDVSSDRMWDEATYQALMTPVKLFQDVYENRPDQHDDLADLYSEDVVERAIEVGN; from the coding sequence ATGACTCTCGACAAGCGAACCCACGACCGAACGTTCGTGCGGACGTTCTTCACGACCCCGACCGCCGAGAAGGGCGTCGAAGACTCCGCCAAGAAGCTTCGTAGCGCCATCGAACTCCGCGGCATGCAGGCCCCCGACGTGTGGGTCCCGGACAACGAAGACGCCACCGCCCCGAACATGCGCGATGAGGGTGCCGAGAACATCGCCGAGGTCGTCGCCGAGAGCGGCGCCGACTTCCCCGGCGAGATTCACCCGCGCGTCGTCTGGCACCGCGACAGCCCCGAGACCCGCTATCAGGGCTTCCAGCACATGCTCGAAATCGCCGACCCCGAAAACGGCGCTATCGAGCACATCGACGGCTTTGTCATCCCTGAAGTCGGCGACATCGACGACTGGAAGAAGGCCGACGAGTTCATCACCATCGTCGAAAACGAGTACGGCCTCGAAGAGGGCTCGATTGCCATGTCCGTCATCATCGAGTCCGGCTCCGCCGAACTCGCGATGGGCAAGCTCCGCGAGGAGATGGGCAAGGCTGACAACAACCTCGAACGGCTCTTCCTGCTCGTCGACGGCGAGGTCGACTACACGAAGGATATGCGCGCCATCACGCCGACCGGTGGCCTCCCCGAGTGGAAGGAGCTCCGCCACAACACGTCCCGCGCAGCCAGCGCTGCCGGCCTCATCTCCGTGGACGGTCCCTACGACGACATCCGCGACGTCGAGGGCTACCACGACCGCATCACCGCCAACAACGCGATGGGGATGCTCGGCATCTGGTCTTTGACGCCCGGGCAGGTCGTCGAGGCCAACAAGAGCCCGCTCCCGCCGGCAACGGGCTACTGGCTCATCGACGCCGACGGCCGCGAGGTCGAACTCGAAAGCGAAGACGGCGTCGAGGTCTACAGCGGCGACCGCATCGAGCTTGAAGAAGAAGACGGCGGCTACGAACTCGAAGTCGGTAGCACCGAAATCTTCTGTGAGTCCGAGGAGGAACTCGCCGACGAACTGCTTGACCTCGTCGATTACGTCCCCAGCATGGACGATATCGTCGACTCCATGGAGGAGTTCGAGGCCGCAAAGGAGGCCGGCAAGGGTGCCATCGCGATGACCCGCGCGGCCACCATCGAAATCGACGGCGTTCAGGTCGACGTCTCCAGCGACCGCATGTGGGACGAGGCGACCTACCAGGCTCTGATGACGCCCGTCAAGCTGTTCCAGGACGTCTACGAGAACCGTCCGGACCAGCACGACGACCTCGCGGACCTCTACAGCGAGGACGTCGTCGAGCGCGCCATCGAAGTCGGCAACTAA
- the aceA gene encoding isocitrate lyase gives MAHDNDGTDEVASRVQNTESIVRDVDNPAARELREKFEEQDFTFAPGLYHALDARLAEMAGLDAAYMSGYSTVLGQFGFPDLEMVTMTEMVENAKRIVEATNLPVVADCDTGYGGIHNVRRAVREYEKAGVAAVHIEDQTTPKRCGHIAGKKIISREDAEARFSAAVDAKQSEDTIIIARTDAYGSANGDWEEHLERGRIYADAGVDLVWPEMPDPSREDAVEYAETIHETHPELDLAFNYSSSFAWSEEEDALTFQELGDLGYQYIFITLYALHSGAHAVYEDMKNIEQNDEEAQWDLEGRYLGHETESHHELSFVSRFQDIEAQFDPEAKERMEKSAGFTEEESDPLTSDGN, from the coding sequence GACGAGGTTGCGAGCCGCGTCCAGAACACGGAATCGATTGTTCGAGACGTTGACAACCCTGCCGCCCGCGAGCTTCGAGAGAAGTTCGAGGAGCAGGACTTCACCTTCGCGCCGGGCCTCTACCACGCCCTCGACGCCCGACTGGCCGAGATGGCCGGTCTGGACGCCGCGTACATGTCGGGCTACTCGACGGTCCTTGGCCAGTTCGGCTTCCCGGACCTCGAGATGGTCACGATGACCGAGATGGTCGAGAACGCAAAGCGCATCGTCGAAGCGACGAACCTGCCGGTCGTCGCCGACTGTGACACTGGCTACGGTGGCATCCACAACGTCCGCCGTGCCGTCCGCGAATACGAGAAGGCCGGCGTCGCTGCGGTCCACATCGAGGACCAGACGACGCCCAAGCGCTGCGGTCACATCGCCGGCAAGAAGATCATCTCCCGCGAGGACGCCGAGGCCCGCTTCAGCGCGGCCGTCGACGCCAAGCAGTCCGAGGACACCATCATCATCGCCCGGACGGACGCCTACGGCTCCGCCAACGGTGACTGGGAAGAACACCTCGAGCGCGGCCGCATCTACGCCGACGCCGGCGTCGACCTGGTCTGGCCCGAGATGCCCGACCCGTCCCGCGAGGACGCCGTCGAGTACGCCGAAACCATCCACGAGACCCACCCCGAGCTGGACCTCGCCTTCAACTACTCCAGCTCCTTCGCGTGGTCCGAGGAAGAAGACGCCCTGACGTTCCAGGAACTCGGCGACCTCGGCTACCAGTACATCTTCATCACGCTGTACGCCCTGCACTCCGGCGCACACGCCGTCTACGAGGACATGAAGAACATCGAGCAGAACGACGAGGAAGCGCAGTGGGACCTCGAAGGCCGCTACCTGGGCCACGAGACCGAGAGCCACCACGAGCTTTCGTTCGTCTCGCGCTTCCAGGACATCGAGGCGCAGTTCGACCCCGAAGCCAAAGAGCGGATGGAAAAATCCGCCGGCTTCACCGAGGAAGAGTCGGACCCGCTCACCTCCGACGGCAACTAA